One window of Methanospirillum lacunae genomic DNA carries:
- a CDS encoding TIGR02710 family CRISPR-associated CARF protein produces the protein MTVGTGIGSDTVDAIERLVRSCSYVIHFYRPEHVIYFCSPESKELVSNIKEGCKRLWGQEPPESETCIIGDPNDFSQCFEVIYGVCVLFQEFEIVIDASSGTRSMTMAASIVSFLTRSPVAHVTGEKKGGLVIPGTEKMKEMTLFAAYDRLRFHQAVDQFNNNHFGSSLELLSGLSTIPERDLYYSLFHGYYSWDKLNYAEAFRYLQHADDLTEGVARNREFLHKLLDLEVKGENGFSKKERCRYKQEKYLYVLVDLLNNAKRRIEGERYDDAFARLYRVVELLSQVLLLRWNIDDIEGKIHFTELRKILRNKKDVSLYARRADRKGVIRIGLRSKFMLLEDLGMQGAGEYYLHLEPFLRIRNESILAHGLSPVHGDEAREMWGEVFTITRRACTDMPFDLENLLVQSAYPHLENPIN, from the coding sequence ATGACGGTTGGGACTGGAATAGGTTCTGATACCGTTGATGCAATTGAGCGACTCGTCCGCTCATGCAGTTATGTAATCCACTTCTACCGGCCTGAGCATGTTATTTATTTCTGCTCACCTGAAAGCAAAGAACTGGTCAGCAATATCAAGGAGGGATGCAAAAGGCTGTGGGGTCAGGAGCCCCCGGAGTCTGAAACATGCATAATCGGAGATCCAAATGATTTTTCCCAGTGTTTTGAGGTGATCTATGGTGTCTGTGTCCTCTTTCAGGAATTTGAGATAGTCATTGATGCAAGTTCAGGAACGAGATCAATGACCATGGCAGCATCTATCGTATCATTTCTGACCCGGAGTCCGGTGGCACATGTTACCGGAGAAAAAAAGGGAGGTTTGGTGATCCCGGGAACTGAAAAGATGAAGGAAATGACCCTTTTTGCTGCTTATGATCGTCTCCGTTTTCATCAGGCAGTTGATCAGTTCAATAATAATCACTTTGGTAGTTCACTTGAACTGCTATCCGGACTCTCTACCATCCCTGAACGTGATCTCTATTATTCTCTCTTTCATGGATACTACTCCTGGGACAAATTGAACTATGCTGAAGCATTCAGGTATTTACAACATGCAGATGACCTGACGGAAGGTGTAGCCCGAAACCGGGAATTTCTTCACAAACTCCTCGACCTTGAAGTAAAAGGAGAGAATGGGTTTTCAAAAAAAGAGCGGTGCAGATACAAACAGGAGAAGTACCTCTATGTCCTCGTGGATCTTCTCAATAATGCCAAACGGCGGATCGAGGGAGAACGATATGATGATGCTTTTGCTCGGCTTTACCGGGTAGTAGAACTCCTCTCTCAGGTCCTCCTACTCAGATGGAACATTGACGATATTGAAGGAAAGATCCATTTCACTGAGCTTCGTAAGATTCTTCGCAACAAGAAAGATGTCTCACTCTATGCCCGTAGGGCAGACCGGAAGGGAGTGATTCGTATAGGGCTGCGATCAAAATTTATGCTGCTTGAAGATCTCGGGATGCAGGGTGCCGGAGAATATTATCTGCACCTTGAGCCTTTCCTCAGAATCCGCAATGAATCAATCCTTGCCCACGGTCTTTCACCAGTGCATGGTGACGAGGCACGGGAGATGTGGGGTGAGGTCTTCACTATTACCCGCCGTGCATGTACTGATATGCCATTTGATCTTGAGAATCTCCTGGTGCAGTCTGCATATCCACACCTTGAGAATCCGATAAATTAA
- a CDS encoding DUF2769 domain-containing protein: MDKFVSLVKEMKSLPLEERDKLVEEKKKVCICPTCPSFNKCAIVEREKLFCLLGRSFMCISYEEGCNCPTCPISKEVGLEYKYFCTRGDEKGQRYEQSVWGSTLSE, translated from the coding sequence ATGGACAAATTTGTGTCGCTGGTCAAGGAGATGAAAAGTCTCCCCCTGGAAGAGCGGGATAAACTGGTTGAGGAGAAGAAGAAGGTATGTATCTGCCCGACATGCCCGAGTTTCAACAAGTGTGCTATTGTTGAGCGGGAGAAACTCTTCTGCCTTCTTGGCAGAAGTTTTATGTGTATCTCATATGAAGAGGGGTGTAACTGTCCTACCTGCCCAATATCCAAAGAGGTCGGTCTCGAGTACAAATATTTCTGCACCCGCGGAGACGAGAAGGGACAGCGATACGAACAATCGGTCTGGGGATCCACCCTCTCCGAGTAA
- a CDS encoding YcaO-related McrA-glycine thioamidation protein, which translates to MKLASCRKRYQQETHRTKSPEETYAIIKDLVVPAGITRVADITGLDRLGIPVFSCIRPDAAEGSISVYNGKGATEMAARVSAIMEGLERYSAEMHDRLPVMGTIDQMADGRDLIDPTELILPKGVDLTFPIPWFSASDIMQESDVLVPAHAIFHPVHRSMGQLFRTSTNGIASGNTLEEAVFHGLCEIIERDAWSLAEAVNRGGPVISGIENQTILSLLNRFKEAGVEIILRDISSEIGLPTVAAVADDVTLRDPTLLCIGMGTHAVPEIAILRALTEAAQSRATQIHGAREDTQDSHMKRQIGYDRTKRLNKKWFETGHTIDFSEMYAFRSEDFLDDIAYTLRELKKAGINHVLVTDLTRPEIGIPVVRVIVPGLEHFAMDPERIGNRCRSARRNYLPGSKPASA; encoded by the coding sequence ATGAAACTCGCTTCGTGCAGGAAACGGTATCAACAGGAGACTCACCGGACAAAATCCCCTGAAGAAACCTACGCGATTATAAAGGACCTTGTTGTTCCGGCCGGAATAACCCGTGTTGCTGACATCACCGGACTTGATCGGCTAGGAATCCCTGTATTTTCATGTATAAGGCCGGATGCTGCCGAAGGATCAATTTCTGTCTATAACGGGAAAGGTGCAACCGAGATGGCTGCACGGGTCTCTGCCATCATGGAAGGGCTTGAGCGGTACTCTGCCGAGATGCATGATCGTCTCCCGGTGATGGGAACAATTGATCAGATGGCAGACGGCAGGGATCTGATCGATCCCACTGAACTAATTCTGCCCAAAGGCGTTGATCTGACCTTCCCGATTCCCTGGTTTTCAGCAAGTGACATTATGCAGGAGAGTGATGTCCTTGTACCTGCTCATGCAATCTTTCACCCGGTTCACCGGAGTATGGGCCAGCTCTTCAGAACCAGTACCAACGGGATTGCATCAGGCAACACTCTTGAAGAAGCGGTGTTTCATGGCCTTTGTGAGATCATTGAACGGGATGCCTGGTCTCTGGCAGAGGCTGTAAACAGAGGAGGTCCGGTAATTTCTGGGATTGAAAACCAGACCATTCTCTCTCTGTTGAATCGATTCAAAGAAGCAGGAGTTGAGATAATTCTTCGGGATATCTCAAGCGAAATTGGCCTTCCAACTGTTGCTGCAGTTGCTGACGATGTCACACTCAGAGATCCGACTCTCCTCTGTATCGGGATGGGAACTCATGCTGTCCCAGAAATTGCAATTCTCCGTGCCCTTACCGAAGCTGCACAAAGCAGGGCAACCCAGATTCACGGAGCACGTGAAGATACCCAGGACAGCCACATGAAGCGGCAGATCGGATATGACCGGACAAAGCGTCTGAATAAAAAATGGTTTGAGACCGGTCATACTATCGACTTTTCAGAGATGTACGCCTTTCGATCTGAAGATTTCCTTGATGATATTGCATACACCCTCAGGGAGCTGAAGAAGGCAGGAATCAACCATGTCCTCGTTACTGATCTCACAAGACCTGAAATCGGGATTCCTGTCGTCAGGGTTATCGTTCCAGGGCTTGAACATTTTGCAATGGATCCTGAACGTATTGGAAATAGGTGCAGAAGTGCCAGACGTAATTATTTACCTGGGTCCAAGCCTGCCTCTGCATGA
- a CDS encoding TfuA-related McrA-glycine thioamidation protein: protein MPDVIIYLGPSLPLHEAELILPSGSAVQYCPPVKRGDLAAAIAAKPKIIGIIDGLFFENASVGHREILGAMKAGIRVIGASSMGALRAAELSSFGMEGVGEVYRRYQEGEIESDDEVALICDPVSNTALSEALVNIRITLEKAESSGIITPEERMALFSEAQKRYYPDRTWTQVIRGAGLPSDRTEEILSWVKTSRVEQKQDDAKAALKYIATLMHPSKTQDEIS from the coding sequence GTGCCAGACGTAATTATTTACCTGGGTCCAAGCCTGCCTCTGCATGAGGCAGAATTGATCCTTCCTTCAGGATCAGCAGTTCAATATTGTCCACCGGTAAAACGGGGTGATCTTGCCGCAGCCATTGCAGCAAAGCCGAAGATTATCGGGATCATCGATGGCCTCTTTTTTGAGAATGCTTCGGTTGGTCATCGTGAGATCCTGGGAGCGATGAAGGCCGGGATCAGAGTGATAGGAGCGTCGAGCATGGGTGCCCTTCGTGCAGCCGAACTCTCTTCATTTGGCATGGAAGGAGTCGGTGAGGTGTATCGCCGTTATCAGGAAGGTGAGATTGAGTCTGATGATGAGGTTGCTCTCATCTGCGATCCCGTATCAAACACCGCCCTTTCTGAAGCACTCGTCAACATCAGAATTACTCTTGAAAAAGCTGAATCATCAGGTATTATAACCCCGGAAGAACGGATGGCTTTGTTTTCAGAGGCACAAAAACGGTATTATCCTGATAGGACCTGGACCCAGGTGATCAGGGGGGCAGGTCTCCCCTCAGATCGCACAGAAGAAATTCTCTCCTGGGTCAAAACTTCCCGGGTGGAGCAGAAGCAGGATGATGCGAAAGCCGCTCTCAAATATATTGCCACATTGATGCATCCTTCCAAAACTCAGGATGAGATTTCATGA
- a CDS encoding HesA/MoeB/ThiF family protein: MNTTSTRYSRQLPLFGREGQQKLADATVFIAGAGGLGSPVACYLAMAGIGELIIVDDDQVQESNLNRQFLHANRNIGMRKVYSAAETLTALNPDLTITAIPERITAETIESQTGDADILVDATDNFETRYLLNKAAFQSGIPLVHGAVEGFSGQLTTILPWETPCLSCLFHRAPPERDTPVIGATAGVIGSLQAMEVIKYITGSGRLIAGRLLIWDGLSGRSDYLTLSARPDCPVCQTLR, translated from the coding sequence ATGAACACTACTAGTACCCGCTACTCAAGGCAACTCCCACTCTTTGGGAGAGAGGGTCAGCAAAAACTTGCTGATGCAACTGTTTTCATCGCTGGGGCCGGAGGACTCGGTTCTCCGGTTGCTTGCTATCTTGCCATGGCCGGGATTGGCGAACTGATCATTGTTGATGATGATCAGGTTCAGGAGTCGAACCTGAATCGTCAGTTTCTTCATGCCAACCGGAACATCGGTATGAGAAAGGTGTATTCAGCAGCAGAAACCCTTACAGCCCTTAATCCTGATCTGACGATTACAGCCATTCCTGAACGCATCACAGCTGAAACCATTGAAAGCCAGACCGGGGATGCAGATATCCTGGTTGACGCAACGGATAATTTTGAAACCCGGTATCTCCTGAATAAAGCAGCCTTTCAATCAGGAATACCCCTGGTACATGGGGCTGTTGAAGGTTTTTCAGGCCAACTAACCACGATTCTTCCCTGGGAGACCCCATGTCTGTCCTGTCTTTTTCACAGGGCACCTCCTGAACGTGATACTCCGGTAATCGGTGCGACAGCAGGTGTGATTGGATCTCTCCAGGCCATGGAAGTAATCAAGTACATAACCGGATCTGGTCGTCTTATTGCAGGCAGACTTTTGATTTGGGATGGTCTGAGCGGAAGATCCGACTACCTTACATTATCAGCCCGGCCAGACTGTCCTGTCTGTCAAACCCTACGGTGA
- a CDS encoding MoaD/ThiS family protein has translation MKITIICYARFRDIFGEETPVDLPESASILDAVRNLASTAGSDAELLLNSEGLIQEYVMMVYQGTRILPAEAGSITLTDGETITLFPPVSGG, from the coding sequence ATGAAGATAACGATAATCTGCTATGCCCGATTCAGGGATATATTTGGAGAAGAAACGCCGGTGGATCTTCCAGAGTCTGCATCAATTCTGGATGCTGTAAGGAATCTTGCCAGTACAGCAGGATCTGATGCAGAGCTGCTGCTCAATTCAGAAGGATTGATCCAGGAGTACGTGATGATGGTGTACCAGGGAACTCGGATTCTCCCGGCAGAGGCAGGAAGTATCACACTCACAGATGGCGAGACTATAACTCTGTTTCCTCCGGTATCTGGTGGATAA
- a CDS encoding molybdenum cofactor biosynthesis protein MoaE, with translation MIGITRDDIDISALIERARKPETGGIVTFIGTVRDDGFEALELEVCEEIAVRDLNRIAAEATENFSLKSVEIIHRSGRLALTETIVAIVCGAGHRQEAFAGCSWILEEIKAYVPIWKKDIGESGTWHFAAPGDQQP, from the coding sequence ATGATCGGGATAACACGCGATGATATTGATATCTCTGCCTTGATTGAACGGGCAAGAAAACCAGAAACAGGTGGGATTGTGACGTTTATCGGTACAGTCCGCGATGACGGGTTTGAAGCCCTTGAACTTGAGGTCTGTGAAGAGATAGCAGTCAGGGATCTGAACCGGATTGCTGCTGAAGCCACTGAAAATTTCTCTCTCAAATCGGTAGAGATCATCCACAGAAGTGGCAGACTTGCACTCACTGAAACTATCGTTGCCATTGTCTGTGGTGCGGGTCACCGCCAGGAAGCATTTGCAGGGTGTTCATGGATCCTTGAGGAGATCAAAGCCTACGTGCCAATCTGGAAAAAAGATATCGGCGAATCCGGGACCTGGCACTTTGCAGCTCCCGGGGATCAGCAGCCCTGA
- a CDS encoding GNAT family N-acetyltransferase, with product MDITIREATPDDASIIAQYNQRMAMETEKKLLYPDTVEKGVSIFLSRPDKGFYLIAESSGVVAGQCMVTYEWSDWRCGDFWWIQSVYVLPEFRRNGIFSALYHHILERAASDDLVAGIRLYVEKQNFTAQQTYLSLGMDHTHYAMLERDFTKNPLK from the coding sequence ATGGATATCACGATCCGAGAAGCAACACCTGATGATGCCTCCATCATTGCCCAGTATAACCAACGTATGGCGATGGAAACTGAAAAAAAACTTCTTTATCCAGATACTGTCGAAAAAGGAGTTTCCATTTTTCTTTCCCGGCCTGATAAGGGCTTTTACCTGATTGCAGAGTCATCCGGAGTTGTTGCAGGGCAGTGTATGGTTACCTATGAATGGAGTGACTGGCGATGTGGCGACTTCTGGTGGATTCAGTCTGTATATGTTCTCCCTGAGTTCAGGAGGAATGGTATCTTTTCAGCTCTGTATCATCATATTCTGGAGCGGGCAGCATCAGATGATCTGGTAGCAGGTATCAGGCTGTACGTGGAGAAACAGAATTTCACAGCCCAACAGACATACCTCAGTCTCGGAATGGATCACACCCATTACGCGATGCTTGAACGGGATTTTACAAAAAATCCCCTGAAGTAA
- a CDS encoding nucleotidyltransferase domain-containing protein, with protein MDPQSLKEGILQELSSLPVILPGVFLYGSQAEGVADERSDTDLCLVAGPDLDPAWLQKQAWRHIRADRYDIRIFELLPLFMQIRILSTGILISSPDLYALSEYLYPWWKKWDDQRWYQTPIPGAP; from the coding sequence ATGGATCCACAAAGTTTGAAAGAAGGGATACTTCAGGAACTTTCATCTCTGCCAGTAATCCTTCCCGGAGTGTTCCTCTACGGCTCGCAGGCAGAAGGAGTGGCAGATGAGAGAAGTGATACTGATCTCTGCCTGGTTGCGGGACCTGATCTGGATCCTGCCTGGCTCCAAAAACAGGCATGGCGTCACATCAGGGCGGACCGTTATGATATCAGGATATTTGAGTTACTTCCGCTCTTCATGCAGATCAGGATTCTGTCCACCGGAATTCTGATATCATCCCCGGACCTGTATGCTCTCAGTGAGTACCTGTATCCCTGGTGGAAGAAATGGGATGATCAACGATGGTACCAGACACCAATTCCGGGAGCACCGTAA
- a CDS encoding DUF86 domain-containing protein, translated as MDQGLPLKLCKARVFTKKNGSVCMDEDRRLRYQDKINWIHGRADLIDTWFKEINEISGPGCDTKTMLAIFKAFQEITEATMDCISMILRDTKVPARDDYSNIDQISLFSAEQKRLLREMNGLRNRIIHRYNGTDEVLALAGINQSLPEICLLVQVIEEWIHKV; from the coding sequence ATGGATCAAGGACTACCCCTAAAACTTTGCAAAGCCAGAGTTTTTACAAAGAAAAACGGATCAGTATGCATGGATGAGGATCGCCGTCTTCGGTACCAGGATAAAATAAATTGGATCCACGGACGTGCAGATCTTATAGACACCTGGTTTAAAGAAATCAATGAAATCAGTGGTCCCGGTTGCGACACAAAGACGATGCTGGCAATATTCAAGGCTTTTCAGGAGATAACTGAAGCAACCATGGATTGTATCTCGATGATCCTGCGGGATACAAAGGTTCCTGCCCGGGATGACTACTCAAATATTGACCAGATATCTCTCTTTTCAGCTGAACAGAAACGACTGCTCCGTGAGATGAACGGCCTTCGAAACCGGATTATTCACCGGTACAACGGTACCGATGAAGTTCTTGCACTGGCAGGAATCAATCAGTCACTTCCTGAAATTTGCTTGCTTGTACAGGTAATAGAGGAATGGATCCACAAAGTTTGA
- a CDS encoding lysylphosphatidylglycerol synthase transmembrane domain-containing protein encodes MMINTIPAWLKTVLKITIGIIIIGWLLFRFNPKDIIDALAGVQISLLVVAVLVYAITLLLLSLRWRFILRQMGYHVPVLVTYQGFVAGILMSDMTPARVGEISRPLTIRDRVPTHAGLGSVFLDRYCDFVAIFILGCGGLLLLSAAHSPGLLLMVTAVLSIPIVILTAFWVKRSAVLNLVHIFRMPRLSSFATDLGEAMDALSHPALTMGSSILFTLFIWTLQSLRLVLIALAAGFVIPIQEMIFIQPLISALALIPISISGLGFVEGGYVAVFAQYGIPAAAGLAIALLDRVLTVGFHLVVGFRYALRTVGK; translated from the coding sequence ATGATGATCAATACTATCCCTGCCTGGCTGAAGACTGTCCTTAAAATTACAATCGGTATCATCATCATCGGATGGCTGCTCTTCAGATTTAACCCTAAAGATATCATAGATGCCCTCGCAGGAGTCCAGATCTCTCTGCTCGTTGTCGCTGTTCTGGTCTATGCCATCACTCTGCTTCTGCTCTCCCTCAGATGGAGATTTATTCTCAGGCAGATGGGATATCATGTTCCTGTACTCGTTACATACCAGGGGTTTGTCGCTGGAATACTGATGTCTGATATGACCCCTGCCCGGGTCGGGGAGATCTCAAGACCCCTTACGATCCGTGATCGGGTACCAACCCATGCAGGACTCGGTTCTGTTTTTCTTGACCGGTATTGTGACTTTGTCGCAATCTTCATACTCGGATGTGGCGGACTTCTTCTCCTCTCGGCTGCTCATTCTCCAGGACTTCTTTTAATGGTGACCGCAGTCCTCTCTATTCCAATCGTCATTCTTACTGCATTCTGGGTGAAGAGATCAGCAGTGCTGAACCTGGTGCATATCTTCAGGATGCCCCGGCTCTCCTCTTTTGCCACTGACCTTGGTGAAGCCATGGATGCACTCTCTCATCCTGCACTGACCATGGGGTCATCTATCCTTTTCACACTCTTTATCTGGACACTTCAAAGCCTGCGTCTTGTGCTCATTGCTCTCGCAGCAGGGTTTGTCATCCCGATTCAGGAGATGATTTTCATCCAGCCACTGATAAGTGCTCTCGCACTGATTCCAATCTCAATATCAGGACTCGGTTTTGTTGAAGGTGGGTATGTCGCAGTATTTGCACAGTATGGTATACCAGCTGCAGCCGGACTTGCAATTGCTCTTCTTGACCGGGTCCTCACAGTAGGATTTCACCTGGTAGTCGGGTTCAGGTACGCTTTAAGAACCGTGGGGAAATAG
- a CDS encoding bifunctional hexulose-6-phosphate synthase/ribonuclease regulator, producing MNPPILQVALDLVETDRALRIAEAAVAGGADWLEAGTPLIKSEGMAAVTALAKAFPGKTIVADMKTADTGAIEVEMAAKAGASVVCVLGSADDEVIAESVRAGAKYGVKIMTDLLNVSDPPARARVLETLGVDIIAVHTGIDQQMTGKNPLDVLTQIIGTVSVQIAIAGGIDAAIASEAVRIGADIVIVGGWIVRASDVTGSAREIRSSLDNPGPGGWQPPDKESEIRKIFSMVSAPHVTDAMHRKGAMHGLFPLCPGTKATGRAVTVQTIGGDWAKPVEAINTAGEGDFLVISNDEVTSVAPWGELATLSAKNRGVTGVVIDGAVRDVDDIRKMNFPLWAKATVPNAGEPKGFGEINAEIRCAGQTVRPGDWIVADESGVVVIPKERAYEVARRALEVKKTEDRIRAEIRDGSTLAEVMNLLRWEKQ from the coding sequence ATGAATCCACCCATCCTGCAGGTTGCACTTGACCTGGTCGAGACGGATCGGGCACTCCGGATTGCAGAGGCTGCTGTTGCCGGAGGTGCTGACTGGCTGGAAGCAGGAACTCCTCTTATCAAGAGTGAGGGAATGGCAGCGGTCACAGCCCTTGCAAAAGCCTTTCCCGGCAAAACAATAGTTGCTGATATGAAAACAGCAGATACCGGGGCCATCGAGGTGGAGATGGCTGCAAAGGCAGGAGCCTCTGTTGTCTGTGTGCTTGGCTCAGCTGATGATGAAGTAATTGCAGAATCAGTTCGTGCAGGTGCCAAATACGGCGTGAAGATCATGACTGATCTTCTGAATGTTTCTGATCCGCCAGCACGGGCCAGGGTACTTGAAACACTCGGTGTTGACATCATCGCTGTTCATACCGGTATCGATCAGCAGATGACTGGTAAAAACCCCCTGGATGTTCTTACTCAGATAATTGGAACTGTTTCAGTTCAGATTGCAATTGCAGGTGGAATCGATGCTGCCATTGCCAGTGAGGCAGTTCGAATAGGTGCAGATATCGTTATTGTCGGTGGCTGGATCGTCCGGGCTTCTGATGTCACCGGCTCTGCCAGAGAGATTCGGAGTTCACTGGATAACCCGGGCCCGGGTGGATGGCAGCCTCCTGATAAGGAGAGCGAGATTCGCAAAATATTCAGCATGGTTTCTGCACCTCATGTTACTGATGCGATGCATCGGAAAGGTGCCATGCACGGGCTCTTTCCACTCTGTCCCGGGACAAAGGCGACCGGCCGGGCAGTGACTGTGCAGACCATCGGCGGGGATTGGGCAAAACCGGTTGAGGCAATAAATACGGCAGGGGAAGGTGATTTCCTCGTTATCAGCAACGATGAGGTGACGAGTGTTGCTCCATGGGGAGAACTCGCCACCCTTTCAGCAAAGAACCGCGGTGTCACCGGTGTAGTTATCGACGGGGCGGTCAGGGATGTGGATGACATCAGGAAGATGAACTTCCCACTCTGGGCAAAGGCAACAGTGCCGAACGCAGGCGAACCGAAAGGATTCGGGGAGATCAACGCGGAGATCAGATGTGCAGGCCAGACAGTCAGACCTGGTGACTGGATCGTTGCTGACGAGAGCGGGGTTGTTGTTATACCAAAAGAGCGGGCATACGAGGTAGCCAGAAGAGCTCTTGAGGTGAAAAAGACTGAAGACCGCATCAGGGCAGAGATTCGCGATGGCAGTACCCTGGCTGAGGTCATGAACCTCCTCAGGTGGGAAAAACAGTAA
- a CDS encoding S8 family serine peptidase — translation MINQRELWRSLIVFLLLISTVVALSVADGTNSSINNSVNGTSNTTTNLTDAPYVPGEIIIKYKNTDSVSAMSVPSAKLASLGAGVSDDFSAEGLKGMQMIDVDTSISVEKAIEELNKSSYVAYAEPNYVIQLSLPSEPELPNNTTAESFSAESVSGAPNDPRFSEQWALSNTGQTGGTSGADIGALSAWSVTTGSDSIVVAVIDTGVDYTHPDLAANIWTNPGEIAGNGIDDDGNGYIDDVHGWDFINNDNDPMDDNGHGTHCAGVIGAVGNNGIGVSGIDQKVKIMPLKFLRADGSGDVAASLNAIAYARKMGADVISCSWGGTAKSQALEDAISSTNVLFACAAGNSGVNTDIIPQYPSCFTEAQIISVAASNAKDGIPSYSNYGPVSVDVAAPGDGILSLYPTSLGSQYMSMKGTSMATPHVAGLAALLLSQKSSLTPAELKSLIMSNVDTISAWSGKTVTGGRIDAGKTLSALSGSSVSALPGQSNKPKDLNGDGVYDDINGNGRRDYADVSLYFQYLDWIKSNEPVAAFDISGNGRIDYSDVVKLFQGI, via the coding sequence ATGATCAATCAGCGGGAGCTCTGGAGATCGCTCATTGTTTTTCTTCTGTTAATATCCACCGTTGTAGCCCTTTCTGTGGCAGACGGTACGAATAGCTCTATAAACAATTCTGTAAATGGGACTTCAAATACTACAACCAACCTGACCGATGCACCCTATGTTCCGGGCGAGATTATTATCAAGTATAAAAATACTGATAGCGTTTCTGCTATGAGTGTCCCGTCTGCCAAACTGGCAAGCCTGGGCGCCGGGGTTAGTGACGACTTCTCTGCCGAGGGCCTTAAAGGGATGCAGATGATCGATGTTGATACTTCAATCTCGGTTGAAAAGGCCATCGAAGAGCTGAATAAGTCATCATATGTTGCATATGCAGAGCCCAACTATGTCATCCAGCTCTCCCTCCCGTCAGAACCTGAACTCCCTAATAATACAACTGCCGAATCTTTCAGCGCTGAATCAGTCTCCGGTGCTCCCAATGATCCTCGTTTCTCTGAGCAGTGGGCCCTCTCCAACACAGGTCAGACAGGTGGGACCTCAGGAGCAGATATCGGTGCCCTCTCTGCCTGGTCTGTGACCACAGGTTCAGATTCTATCGTGGTTGCGGTCATTGATACCGGGGTTGACTACACCCACCCGGATCTTGCTGCCAATATCTGGACCAACCCGGGAGAGATAGCAGGGAATGGGATCGATGACGATGGGAACGGGTATATTGATGACGTTCATGGATGGGATTTCATCAACAACGACAACGATCCGATGGATGACAACGGTCATGGAACCCACTGTGCCGGAGTAATTGGTGCTGTAGGAAATAACGGGATTGGCGTCAGTGGAATAGACCAGAAAGTGAAGATCATGCCACTTAAATTCCTGCGTGCTGATGGCAGCGGCGATGTTGCGGCATCTCTGAATGCAATTGCATACGCAAGAAAAATGGGAGCAGATGTGATAAGCTGCTCCTGGGGTGGCACAGCCAAGAGTCAGGCTCTTGAGGATGCAATATCTTCAACCAATGTACTGTTTGCATGTGCAGCAGGCAACTCTGGTGTCAACACGGATATCATACCTCAGTATCCGTCCTGTTTTACAGAGGCACAGATCATATCAGTAGCTGCCAGTAATGCAAAGGATGGCATTCCATCCTACTCTAATTACGGTCCTGTATCGGTTGATGTTGCAGCACCAGGTGATGGTATCCTTTCCCTGTATCCAACCTCGCTTGGTTCCCAGTACATGAGCATGAAAGGCACCTCGATGGCAACGCCTCATGTTGCAGGTCTCGCTGCTTTGTTACTCTCACAAAAATCGAGCCTCACCCCTGCTGAACTGAAGTCACTGATCATGAGTAATGTAGATACGATCTCTGCCTGGTCAGGAAAGACCGTGACAGGTGGGCGGATTGATGCAGGAAAAACCCTTTCAGCCCTGTCTGGCAGTTCAGTATCTGCCCTTCCCGGCCAGTCTAATAAACCAAAGGATCTCAATGGTGACGGGGTGTATGACGATATCAATGGAAATGGACGCCGGGATTATGCTGATGTCTCACTCTATTTCCAGTATCTTGACTGGATCAAATCTAATGAGCCGGTAGCAGCGTTTGATATTTCCGGAAACGGAAGAATTGATTATAGCGATGTCGTAAAACTTTTCCAGGGTATCTGA